From one Halothece sp. PCC 7418 genomic stretch:
- a CDS encoding NAD(P) transhydrogenase subunit alpha gives METTLIASLFVFVLAAFVGFEVINKVPPTLHTPLMSGANAISGITVIGAVLIAGAGGNSTVTTTMGFIAVILATINVVGGFLVTDRMLQMFKK, from the coding sequence ATGGAAACAACACTCATCGCCAGTTTGTTCGTATTTGTACTGGCTGCCTTTGTGGGATTTGAAGTCATCAACAAAGTCCCCCCAACCTTACACACTCCCCTCATGTCGGGTGCAAATGCCATTTCTGGAATTACCGTGATTGGGGCAGTTCTCATCGCGGGAGCGGGTGGTAATAGCACGGTGACAACCACAATGGGCTTTATCGCGGTCATTTTAGCCACAATCAACGTTGTTGGTGGCTTTTTAGTGACAGACCGTATGTTACAGATGTTCAAAAAATAA
- a CDS encoding Re/Si-specific NAD(P)(+) transhydrogenase subunit alpha, which yields MKIAVTKEIEVGERRVALIPDVVSRLVKQGWEIEVEAGAGESAFFPDRAYEEAGATIVADKATLWQNADIITKVAPLKEEELPLLQKGKSIIGLLDPLGKPELIQTLAEKGVDSFALELMPRTSRAQSMDALSSQGNIAGYKAVLLGATALPKFFPMLTTAAGTIRPATVFVIGVGVAGLQAIATARRLGALVEAFDIRPEVKEQVQSLGAEFVEMSVEEETTTKDGYAKEVSKDAKQKSQELIAKHVAKADVVITTAQVQGKRAPQLVSSDMIKEMKPGSVIVDLAGEQGGNCEPTEAGKDIQVEPGVTVIGPINLPSSLPIHSSQMYSKNVSTLLQYLVKEEQIQLDFEDDIIDSICLTHNGELRSQRLKDILATKTESKV from the coding sequence ATGAAAATAGCAGTCACCAAAGAAATCGAAGTGGGAGAGCGTCGAGTGGCGTTAATCCCTGATGTTGTCTCCCGTTTAGTCAAACAAGGCTGGGAGATTGAAGTGGAAGCTGGGGCAGGGGAATCCGCATTTTTCCCTGATCGCGCTTATGAAGAAGCGGGTGCAACCATTGTCGCGGATAAAGCGACCCTCTGGCAAAATGCGGATATAATTACTAAGGTTGCTCCCCTCAAAGAAGAGGAACTCCCCTTACTGCAAAAGGGCAAGTCAATCATTGGCTTACTAGATCCTCTCGGCAAGCCTGAATTAATCCAAACTCTTGCTGAGAAAGGAGTGGACAGCTTTGCCTTAGAATTAATGCCTCGTACCAGTCGTGCCCAAAGCATGGATGCGTTATCTTCGCAAGGAAATATTGCAGGATATAAAGCCGTTTTACTCGGTGCAACCGCCCTGCCGAAGTTCTTCCCCATGTTGACCACCGCAGCAGGAACGATTCGCCCTGCTACTGTCTTTGTCATTGGCGTTGGTGTTGCGGGTTTACAAGCCATTGCCACGGCTCGTCGTCTGGGGGCTTTAGTGGAAGCCTTTGATATTCGCCCAGAAGTGAAAGAACAAGTGCAAAGTTTGGGTGCAGAGTTCGTGGAAATGAGCGTTGAGGAAGAAACCACCACCAAAGACGGTTACGCTAAAGAAGTTTCCAAAGATGCGAAACAAAAATCCCAAGAACTGATTGCCAAGCACGTCGCCAAAGCTGATGTAGTGATTACGACAGCGCAAGTACAAGGGAAACGCGCTCCACAACTGGTTAGCAGTGACATGATCAAAGAAATGAAGCCAGGTTCTGTTATTGTTGACCTTGCAGGAGAACAAGGCGGAAACTGTGAACCGACAGAAGCGGGGAAAGATATCCAAGTCGAACCTGGAGTCACCGTCATCGGCCCCATTAACCTTCCGTCTTCCTTACCGATTCACTCTAGCCAGATGTACAGTAAAAATGTTTCCACACTCTTGCAATATCTGGTGAAAGAAGAACAAATTCAACTCGATTTTGAAGATGATATCATCGACAGCATTTGTCTGACGCATAACGGTGAACTTCGGAGTCAGCGCCTGAAAGACATCTTAGCGACGAAAACCGAATCGAAAGTCTAA
- a CDS encoding Hpt domain-containing protein codes for MSDNQQRILGYFIEEAKEHLETLENGLLNLSTASEDSEQVDDLFRAAHSIKGGGAMLGYGSIQKTAHRLEDAFKVFRDGTVNVDEKLESLFLSAFDVLKDLITRLESPEGLSEAQGKELVKGAESQFKELQQHLDQCADVEAVIADIGDNSNQEETETIAAPAQAETATPLAEIRPLLREMLQLFRGEDNAETRETLWNTCDRAKNLAPDHANWTKLVETGKSAIANPKHSYNTLAPVVIQELKQGADCLELDQPEQINISDTLKSLANTPTPQVLIPAEPEAAAALLKRIFNQQQLSQLREKISV; via the coding sequence ATGAGTGATAATCAACAACGTATCCTCGGATATTTTATTGAAGAAGCCAAAGAACATTTAGAAACCTTAGAAAATGGATTACTGAATCTTTCCACAGCTTCTGAAGATTCAGAACAAGTGGATGATTTATTTCGAGCAGCCCACTCCATTAAAGGAGGCGGAGCCATGTTAGGGTATGGGAGTATCCAAAAAACAGCCCACCGCCTAGAAGATGCCTTTAAAGTCTTTCGCGACGGCACTGTTAATGTTGACGAAAAGCTCGAATCGCTTTTTCTCTCGGCGTTTGATGTGCTCAAAGATCTAATCACCCGTTTGGAATCGCCAGAGGGCTTAAGTGAAGCGCAAGGGAAAGAACTGGTCAAAGGAGCAGAATCTCAGTTTAAGGAATTACAGCAACATTTAGATCAATGTGCGGATGTGGAAGCAGTTATAGCCGACATTGGAGACAACTCAAACCAAGAAGAAACAGAAACCATTGCTGCTCCAGCACAAGCAGAGACCGCGACTCCCCTTGCGGAAATCCGACCCTTGTTACGGGAAATGCTGCAATTGTTTAGAGGGGAAGATAACGCTGAGACCCGGGAAACCTTGTGGAACACCTGCGATCGCGCCAAAAATCTCGCTCCCGATCACGCCAACTGGACAAAATTAGTGGAAACTGGCAAAAGCGCGATCGCTAATCCCAAACATTCCTACAACACCCTCGCCCCCGTCGTCATTCAAGAACTCAAACAAGGGGCTGATTGCTTAGAACTCGATCAACCCGAACAAATCAATATTAGCGACACCCTCAAGAGTCTTGCTAATACCCCCACCCCCCAAGTCTTAATTCCTGCTGAACCAGAAGCAGCAGCAGCCTTACTCAAACGGATCTTTAACCAACAGCAACTGTCTCAACTGAGAGAAAAAATCAGTGTCTGA